Proteins from a genomic interval of Falco rusticolus isolate bFalRus1 chromosome 7, bFalRus1.pri, whole genome shotgun sequence:
- the STOML1 gene encoding stomatin-like protein 1 isoform X1 has translation MQGTSTMFSRSGYQALPLGDFDRFQQSSIGLYGAQKGFFSFGSKEDSLGPARNTTDTSQGWLSWICHGIITSLVFLLMVVTFPISGWFALKIVPTYERMIIFRLGRIRAPQGPGVVLLLPFIDHWQRVDLRTRAFNVPPCKLTSKDGAVISMGADVQFRVWDPVLSVMMVKDLIAATRMMAQNAMTKTLVKKSLREIQVEKLRIGEQLLLEINNMTKSWGLEVDRVELSMEAVLQPPRENLVGPLATMPPVPGLEGLDGTIQQLAAHLFSSTLALAGSGTNAPEADSVETVNEVEPPTAPLLTTPSSAWRKPSADELFSAVEPVLSEALVNQVGASYQVNIILPSGAQSTYFIDLSSGSGWAGRSMPEGSPDVILEVAEKDLQDLFLGDLRPLSAYMSGRLQVKGDLHLALKLEELVKAMKQRR, from the exons ATGCAAGGCACCAGCACCATGTTCAGTCGGTCAGGATACCAGGCCCTTCCCTTGGGAGACTTTGACCGCTTCCAGCAGTCCAGCATCGGGCTCTATGGTGCCCAAAAGGGCTTCTTCTCCTTCGGATCCAAGGAAGACTCTCTGGGACCGGCCAGGAATACCACAG ACACCTCCCAGGGCTGGCTGTCCTGGATCTGCCATGGGATTATCACATCCTTGGTCTTCTTGCTGATGGTTGTCACCTTCCCCATCTCAGGATGGTTTGCCTTGAAG ATCGTGCCCACCTACGAGCGAATGATCATCTTCCGCCTGGGCCGCATCCGGGCGCCACAGGGACCCGGCgtggtcctgctgctgcccttcatCGATCACTGGCAGCGAGTGGATCTGAGGACGAGGGCCTTCAATGTGCCCCCCTGCAAG CTGACCTCCAAGGATGGGGCAGTCATCTCCATGGGTGCCGACGTCCAATTCCGGGTGTGGGACCCCGTGTTGTCTGTCATGATGGTGAAGGACCTCATCGCAGCCACCCGGATGATGGCACAGAACGCCATGACCAAGACCTTGGTAAAGAAGAGCCTCCGTGAGATCCAGGTGGAGAAGCTGAGGATCGGGGAGCAGTTGCTG ctggagattAACAACATGACCAAGTCCTGGGGCCTAGAGGTGGACCGGGTGGAGCTGAGCAtggaggctgtgctgcagccaccccGGGAGAACCTGGTGGGCCCTCTGGCCACCATGCCACCCGTGCctgggctggaggggctggatGGCACCattcagcagctggctgcccaTCTCttcagcagcaccctggctctGGCAGGCAGTGGGACCAATGCTCCAGAGGCAG ATAGTGTGGAGACAGTGAATGAGGTGGAGCCTCCCACCGCTCCCCTCCTCACGACCCCGAGCAGTGCCTGGAGGAAGCCCAGTGCAGATGAGCTGTTCTCAGCAGTGGAGCCTGTCCTCTCTGAGGCCCTGGTCAACCAGGTGGGAGCATCCTACCAGGTCAACATCATCCTGCCCAGCGGCGCCCAGAGCACCTACTTCATAGACCTCTCCTCAG GCAGCGGGTGGGCTGGCCGCAGCATGCCTGAGGGCAGCCCCGACGTCATTCTGGAGGTGGCAGAGAAAGACCTGCAGGACCTCTTCTTAGGTGACCTGCGCCCCTTGAGTGCCTACATGAGCGGGAGGCTGCAGGTGAAAGGTGACCTGCATCTGGCCCTGAAGCTGGAGGAGCTCGTCAAGGCGATGAAGCAGCGTAGATAG
- the STOML1 gene encoding stomatin-like protein 1 isoform X2, translating to MQGTSTMFSRSGYQALPLGDFDRFQQSSIGLYGAQKGFFSFGSKEDSLGPARNTTDTSQGWLSWICHGIITSLVFLLMVVTFPISGWFALKIVPTYERMIIFRLGRIRAPQGPGVVLLLPFIDHWQRVDLRTRAFNVPPCKLTSKDGAVISMGADVQFRVWDPVLSVMMVKDLIAATRMMAQNAMTKTLVKKSLREIQVEKLRIGEQLLLEINNMTKSWGLEVDRVELSMEAVLQPPRENLVGPLATMPPVPGLEGLDGTIQQLAAHLFSSTLALAGSGTNAPEADSVETVNEVEPPTAPLLTTPSSAWRKPSADELFSAVEPVLSEALVNQAAGGLAAACLRAAPTSFWRWQRKTCRTSS from the exons ATGCAAGGCACCAGCACCATGTTCAGTCGGTCAGGATACCAGGCCCTTCCCTTGGGAGACTTTGACCGCTTCCAGCAGTCCAGCATCGGGCTCTATGGTGCCCAAAAGGGCTTCTTCTCCTTCGGATCCAAGGAAGACTCTCTGGGACCGGCCAGGAATACCACAG ACACCTCCCAGGGCTGGCTGTCCTGGATCTGCCATGGGATTATCACATCCTTGGTCTTCTTGCTGATGGTTGTCACCTTCCCCATCTCAGGATGGTTTGCCTTGAAG ATCGTGCCCACCTACGAGCGAATGATCATCTTCCGCCTGGGCCGCATCCGGGCGCCACAGGGACCCGGCgtggtcctgctgctgcccttcatCGATCACTGGCAGCGAGTGGATCTGAGGACGAGGGCCTTCAATGTGCCCCCCTGCAAG CTGACCTCCAAGGATGGGGCAGTCATCTCCATGGGTGCCGACGTCCAATTCCGGGTGTGGGACCCCGTGTTGTCTGTCATGATGGTGAAGGACCTCATCGCAGCCACCCGGATGATGGCACAGAACGCCATGACCAAGACCTTGGTAAAGAAGAGCCTCCGTGAGATCCAGGTGGAGAAGCTGAGGATCGGGGAGCAGTTGCTG ctggagattAACAACATGACCAAGTCCTGGGGCCTAGAGGTGGACCGGGTGGAGCTGAGCAtggaggctgtgctgcagccaccccGGGAGAACCTGGTGGGCCCTCTGGCCACCATGCCACCCGTGCctgggctggaggggctggatGGCACCattcagcagctggctgcccaTCTCttcagcagcaccctggctctGGCAGGCAGTGGGACCAATGCTCCAGAGGCAG ATAGTGTGGAGACAGTGAATGAGGTGGAGCCTCCCACCGCTCCCCTCCTCACGACCCCGAGCAGTGCCTGGAGGAAGCCCAGTGCAGATGAGCTGTTCTCAGCAGTGGAGCCTGTCCTCTCTGAGGCCCTGGTCAACCAG GCAGCGGGTGGGCTGGCCGCAGCATGCCTGAGGGCAGCCCCGACGTCATTCTGGAGGTGGCAGAGAAAGACCTGCAGGACCTCTTCTTAG